One genomic segment of Streptomyces liangshanensis includes these proteins:
- a CDS encoding 3-oxoacyl-ACP synthase III family protein yields MSARTEPAIGILGMGAHLPARRRDNEEVARSTGVTPQWIAERTGVRVRHVAAPDEAASDLAAAAVRAAADAAGIRTDEIGVLVSATSTPDELGPSTACRVQALTGAHHAVALDVSAACSGWLFAAKVAHDWLRGDPRVRYAAVVGVEAYSKFLDLTDRGTAVLFADGAAAAILGPVRQGRGFREFRLGSDGRGAHHVLIPAGGSRRPATAATLDSGAHFIHMDGRAVRDFIVDVFPRLVEETLKRNDLVLDDIDAFVVHQPNPVLLRRLGAEMGIPPGRLVVVGDQVGNIGAASAPYALATAAARGLVPDGGRVLITVFGAGLTWGSALLDWTGAPGAGIPTAPLPTDRRRSHQ; encoded by the coding sequence ATGAGCGCCCGTACGGAACCCGCCATCGGCATCCTCGGCATGGGCGCCCACCTCCCCGCCCGGCGGCGGGACAACGAGGAGGTCGCCCGCTCCACCGGGGTCACCCCGCAGTGGATCGCCGAACGCACCGGCGTCCGCGTCCGCCACGTCGCCGCCCCCGACGAGGCGGCCTCCGACCTCGCGGCGGCGGCCGTCCGCGCCGCCGCCGACGCGGCCGGCATCCGGACCGACGAGATCGGCGTCCTCGTCTCCGCCACCTCCACCCCCGACGAGCTGGGCCCCTCCACCGCCTGCCGGGTCCAGGCCCTCACCGGCGCGCACCACGCCGTCGCCCTCGACGTCAGCGCCGCCTGCTCCGGCTGGCTCTTCGCCGCCAAGGTCGCCCACGACTGGCTGCGCGGCGACCCCCGCGTCCGGTACGCGGCGGTCGTCGGCGTCGAGGCGTACTCCAAGTTCCTCGACCTCACCGACCGCGGTACGGCGGTGCTCTTCGCCGACGGCGCCGCCGCGGCCATCCTGGGGCCGGTCCGACAGGGGCGCGGATTCCGCGAGTTCCGCCTCGGATCCGACGGGCGCGGCGCCCACCACGTCCTCATCCCGGCCGGCGGCAGCCGCCGGCCCGCCACCGCCGCGACGCTCGACAGCGGCGCCCACTTCATCCACATGGACGGCCGGGCCGTCCGCGACTTCATCGTGGACGTCTTCCCCCGCCTGGTCGAGGAGACGCTCAAGCGGAACGACCTCGTGCTGGACGACATCGACGCGTTTGTCGTCCACCAGCCCAACCCCGTCCTCCTGCGCCGCCTCGGCGCCGAGATGGGCATCCCGCCCGGCCGCCTGGTCGTCGTCGGGGACCAGGTCGGCAACATCGGCGCCGCCTCGGCCCCGTACGCCCTGGCGACCGCCGCCGCGCGCGGACTCGTGCCGGACGGCGGCCGGGTCCTCATCACCGTCTTCGGCGCGGGCCTCACCTGGGGCAGCGCCCTCCTGGACTGGACCGGCGCCCCCGGCGCCGGGATCCCCACCGCACCGCTTCCCACGGACCGGCGAAGGAGCCACCAGTGA
- a CDS encoding acyl-CoA dehydrogenase, whose amino-acid sequence MNPPVTAPTPAHATTPEASDASGAAEAPEAREIPEAALAELTRLTGTACPPDLRERIVTALAGGPAPLPAEAGLSDDHAVHLRLRRLAESLPGLQEVFSDTELLAEVGACVGAADPSLYMAALSHYILCAGSVLTLSGGDRPAPALARLEGARARGVFMVTEIGDASSHLAIRTTATFDPERREFVLHTPDARAAKFSAVAVLGLPQTAVVCARVLTGGRDAGVFSFAVELSDDDGVLVPGVHISAPLSAHALPLAYAVVRFDQVRVPYADWLRDSADLDADGIPHDPLGTPDARLRRTLSVGQALWATLPTAMAAMARGAAVTTLRHSAHRRSHGRLAPGAPVLTYRTQQHAVLGAVAEAFALSCTAATARDTWRAAHRPPEGTGALPARARAGARMTFAPWSAVDRPLAAYKAFTVRETARLAASCQHRSGLAGFLDVNRLQSWQGFAHAFDSAGGDSTLIMLDTGRALATDDAPADPEPGPGTPHHALSPADPAWWPAVTRALQRRLTADLRGALRARTEQGLEGLELWNPLLGRAQRLGEVYAHRLAAENLTAVVDAAEEPEVKQALPPLAALYGLLQAERLSGVLQSAGVLDASTVTALPALTDDRCDELTPHLPLLARAMALPDRLAPAPLGADAYAAALVEETAVRTNGTPDPATDRGRTT is encoded by the coding sequence ATGAACCCGCCCGTCACCGCGCCCACCCCGGCCCACGCCACCACCCCCGAAGCCTCCGACGCCTCCGGAGCCGCCGAGGCCCCCGAGGCCCGCGAGATCCCCGAGGCGGCCCTCGCCGAACTCACCCGCCTCACCGGCACCGCCTGCCCGCCCGACCTGCGCGAGCGGATCGTGACCGCGCTCGCCGGCGGCCCCGCCCCGCTCCCCGCCGAGGCCGGCCTCTCCGACGACCACGCCGTCCACCTGAGGCTGCGCCGCCTCGCCGAGTCCCTGCCCGGCCTCCAGGAGGTCTTCTCCGACACCGAGTTGCTCGCCGAGGTCGGCGCGTGTGTCGGCGCCGCCGACCCCAGCCTCTACATGGCGGCGCTCTCGCACTACATCCTGTGCGCCGGCTCCGTCCTCACCCTCTCCGGCGGCGACCGGCCCGCCCCCGCCCTCGCTCGGCTCGAAGGGGCCCGCGCCCGGGGCGTGTTCATGGTCACCGAGATCGGTGACGCCAGCAGCCACCTCGCGATCCGCACCACCGCGACCTTCGACCCGGAGCGCCGCGAGTTCGTCCTGCACACCCCCGACGCCCGGGCCGCCAAGTTCTCCGCCGTCGCCGTGCTCGGCCTCCCGCAGACGGCGGTCGTCTGCGCGCGGGTCCTCACCGGGGGCCGGGACGCGGGAGTCTTCTCCTTCGCCGTCGAACTGAGCGACGACGACGGCGTTCTGGTGCCCGGCGTGCACATCTCCGCCCCGCTCTCCGCGCACGCGCTGCCCCTCGCGTACGCCGTCGTCCGCTTCGACCAGGTCCGAGTCCCGTACGCCGACTGGCTGCGGGACAGCGCCGATCTCGACGCGGACGGGATCCCCCACGACCCGCTCGGCACCCCCGACGCGAGGCTCCGGCGGACGCTGTCCGTCGGCCAGGCGCTCTGGGCGACCCTGCCCACCGCGATGGCCGCGATGGCGCGCGGCGCCGCCGTCACCACCCTGCGCCACTCCGCCCACCGCCGCTCCCACGGCAGGCTCGCGCCCGGCGCGCCGGTGCTCACGTACCGCACCCAGCAGCACGCCGTGCTCGGCGCCGTCGCCGAGGCCTTCGCGCTGAGCTGTACGGCGGCCACGGCCCGCGACACCTGGCGCGCGGCCCACCGGCCCCCGGAAGGGACGGGGGCGCTCCCGGCCCGGGCCCGCGCCGGCGCGAGGATGACGTTCGCGCCCTGGTCCGCCGTCGACCGGCCGCTGGCCGCCTACAAGGCCTTCACCGTGCGGGAGACCGCCCGGCTCGCCGCCTCCTGCCAGCACCGCAGCGGCCTCGCCGGGTTCCTGGACGTCAACCGGCTCCAGTCCTGGCAGGGATTCGCCCACGCCTTCGACAGCGCGGGCGGCGACAGCACGCTCATCATGCTCGACACCGGCCGCGCCCTCGCCACCGACGACGCACCGGCCGACCCCGAACCCGGACCCGGCACCCCGCACCACGCCCTCTCCCCGGCCGACCCCGCCTGGTGGCCGGCCGTCACCCGCGCCCTGCAACGCCGGCTCACCGCCGACCTGCGCGGCGCGCTGCGGGCCCGTACCGAACAGGGCCTGGAGGGGCTGGAGTTGTGGAACCCGCTGCTGGGGCGGGCGCAACGGCTGGGCGAGGTGTACGCGCACCGCCTCGCGGCCGAGAACCTCACCGCCGTCGTGGACGCCGCCGAGGAGCCCGAGGTGAAACAGGCGCTGCCCCCGCTGGCCGCGCTGTACGGACTCCTCCAGGCCGAGCGCCTGTCCGGCGTCCTCCAGTCGGCGGGAGTCCTGGACGCCTCCACCGTCACCGCGCTCCCCGCGCTCACGGACGACCGGTGCGACGAGCTGACCCCCCACCTCCCGCTGTTGGCGCGGGCCATGGCCCTGCCCGACCGACTGGCCCCCGCGCCGCTGGGCGCCGACGCCTACGCGGCGGCGCTCGTCGAGGAGACGGCCGTCCGTACGAACGGCACCCCGGACCCCGCCACCGACCGAGGCAGGACCACATGA